The DNA window GGACAGGAACAGAACTTTCCGGACACTTCCCTTACCACGAGTCCACGTTAGAGCAAGGTGCTGAGGGAGGGAGGTCGGGCCAGGCTTCCTTTTGAGAACATAAGCTGGTGCGGAGGGCGCGAGGGGAGAGGGGTTTGAGGGACAAGCGTGCCGGAATCCACGCTGTCAGTGAACATCACTGGGCTGTACCAGTACGTGTGACTACCGAAGCTCGAGCCCCGAACCCAGCCGCTTCCCTAGGGGTCCAGCAGCAGCGGGCGCGAATCGGCACATTACCGGGGGACCGCGGGGCGCTCAGGACTGCGACAACTCTGTGGGTTACCGCGCCGGCCTAGCGGCCCAGCGACGCCCCCCAGCGGCCAGAGAAGGCCGCGCTTCTCGGGGTTGGCCCACCCAACCGCTCTGCGGGTAGGACCGAGGAGCAAAGCATTATCGCGAGATCAGGGCCACTATTTGAGCGCATGCGCAAGACATGCTAGTCTCTTTTCCGGTTAGCGCGGCGTGAGAAGCCATGAGGTGAGTTGGTCCTGAAAGCCCTATCCGCGTTCATCCGCGCCTTCAGGTGCCCCGCCGAGGGTTCGGATCCTGTAGGCCGCGCCGCGGACCCTTGCGCCACCTGCGCCGCGGGGCATTTCTCAAGGCGGGTCGGCCTGCGGGTCGCCCTTCCTACCAGGTCCGATCACTGAGAGCCTCCCTCTTCCACCGGGGCTTGGGTCTGGGTCTGAGCTCCCGTCGCTCTACTTGGTGTCCGGAATCTACGGGGGAGTCCGCCGTGGGCCGCCCGCCCGTCTCGAAGCCTAGACCTCGGAGGCTTCCAGGCAGTCCGAGCGTGTGGACTCCGCGGCCCTGAGCGCCCTGTCGCTTCTCTCCCGCAGCAGCAAAGTCTCTCGCGACACCCTGTACGAGGCGGTGCGGGAAGTCCTGCACGGGAACCAGCGCAAGCGCCGCAAGTGAGTGCCGACCCTGGGGCACGGCGCGGGTGGCGAGGGCCGGCGGGTGCTTAACCCCCCTCCTCTCTCGAAGGTTCCTGGAGACGGTGGAGTTGCAGATCAGCTTGAAGAACTATGATCCCCAGAAGGACAAGCGCTTCTCGGGCACCGTCAGGTTGGCACCGTTCTGATCCCACCCAGCCCTCAGTGCCCCCGTGCTTGCCCCTCCCCTGCAGGCTCCCGCTGAGCCGGAGGCGGGCACGTCGGTACTGATGTGCTAGGGTAGTTCAGACCCCCTGCTCCGGGCAGGCGCGGCTGGACGGACCCCCACCCTGGGTCTTAAAACATGAGGGGAGGCGTGGGTAGGCCTCGGCCGAGCCCGCCGGCCAGCCTGAGAAGCCAGGCTGGCTGCTGGTGAATGTGAACGCTCCGGGTAAGGCTCGGTGGCTGCTGCGGTCCCAGACCCTTCACCGGCCCTTGGGACCCAGGGCTAGGCGTAACCTGTTGGTGCTGTCCCCCAAAACGCAGGCTTAAGTCCACTCCCCGCCCTAAGTTCTCTGTGTGTGTCCTGGGGGACCAGCAGCACTGTGACGAGGCTAAGGCCGTGGATATCCCCCACATGGACATCGAGGCGCTGAAAAAACTCAACAAGAATAAAAAACTGGTCAAGAAGCTGGGTGAGTCCGGCCGCTGTGGttttgcatgtgagatgtgtGGTGGGGGCGGTAGAAAGGCTTTTCTGCCATTTTCGATTTTTAAATGATGAGGGGCCTAGAATAGCAAAGGATCGGCGGTGGTTGCCTAGCTTGCCTGAGTGCTGTTTTAGCTTTGGGGTGGTTTGATGTTTGTATTGCTATGAGGATTCCAGTTGATGAGGGAGGCCAGGCATTGTAAGTTGACCAGCCAGGTGCTGGTGAACTATGATTTGGAAATCTTTACGCTGCGTTGTTTAGGCAGTGGCATTAGACTGCTTTTACAGGTAGGAAGCAGACATTCCCAGTTGTCACGTGTCCAGGGTCCACAGCTAAGAAATAGGCAGAATTCGAGCCCAGGCAGTCTTGACCAGAGCATCCGTTGTACAGCGGTTATGCCATGGATCATGGGTCAGCCTGGTTTTCTGAGAGCATGTTTTGGGACCAGTGAAGGTCCAGAGGACTTTCTGGAAACCGTTTGGGCTAGGGAAAAGACTGAGGCGGGGTCTTAGAGAGGGTGCTGCTTGGAGGTCACTTACATGATTGATTCAAGTGCGTTTCTGGCCTGCCACATTTGAGGTGTGCCTTGGTGACCAGGTTCTAAGCAATGCCAATGGCTTCCTCTCTCTATCAGCCAAGAAGTATGATGCGTTTTTGGCCTCAGAGTCTCTGATCAAGCAGATTCCACGAATCCTCGGCCCAGGTTTAAATAAGGCAGGAAAGTTCCCTTCCCTGCTCACACACAACGAAAACATGGTGGCCAAAGTGGATGAGGTGAAGTCCACAATCAAGTTCCAAATGAAGAAGGTGAGTGGGTCTGGCGGGTTGCTATGGgtgaaggtgttggcagggtctAAATCTTATCCAAGTCTCTAAATATGCCAGTAAGAGCACCCACCAGGATTGAAACTTTTGGAGTAACCCTGGTCTTGGCCCGGGTCCAAGTACCTGCTCACCAGGCCACTGGGGGAGGAAGGACAGGCCATCTGCTATTCGTCCACCAACCTGACTTgatcctctcttccctcctcccaggTGTTATGTCTGGCTGTAGCTGTTGGTCACGTGAAGATGACAGACGATGAGCTTGTGTATAACATTCACCTGGCTGTCAACTTCTTGGTGTCATTGCTCAAGAAAAACTGGCAGAATGTCCGGGCCTTATATATCAAGAGCACCATGGGCA is part of the Homo sapiens chromosome 6, GRCh38.p14 Primary Assembly genome and encodes:
- the RPL10A gene encoding large ribosomal subunit protein uL1; this encodes MSSKVSRDTLYEAVREVLHGNQRKRRKFLETVELQISLKNYDPQKDKRFSGTVRLKSTPRPKFSVCVLGDQQHCDEAKAVDIPHMDIEALKKLNKNKKLVKKLAKKYDAFLASESLIKQIPRILGPGLNKAGKFPSLLTHNENMVAKVDEVKSTIKFQMKKVLCLAVAVGHVKMTDDELVYNIHLAVNFLVSLLKKNWQNVRALYIKSTMGKPQRLY